A section of the Lates calcarifer isolate ASB-BC8 unplaced genomic scaffold, TLL_Latcal_v3 _unitig_1248_quiver_2872, whole genome shotgun sequence genome encodes:
- the LOC108887613 gene encoding uncharacterized protein LOC108887613 has protein sequence MLLTACQVTGAEWALNGSRRLTSRGSVVQLHRWSVNKWGSQRTRITALQRNLKKAQSKPHDKEQRPGGPIGVSVRKPAAERTPSALAPDGGACPSATSGPICSRSARSVATTTTAWKPLNPRSRPAAGGEPVAGLESKEALPLTSSGEGPCSPFSAPYLDEIGQTPPSPAICFPFRMPNHFPSSYVPFPNFLFNMPWLPPVSPGFYNDGLHGPRIFPHFQQSAVHYPPPPEPGPPADCRPVFFTLQPPPPPDAFQEELISRQHLQPPLPKLSEPVMEELD, from the exons ATGCTACTTACCGCCTGTCAGGTTACTGGGGCAGAGTGGGCTTTGAATGGCAGTAGAAGACTGACATCTAGAGGCTCTGTAGTTCAGCTCCACAGATGGTCTGTGAATAAATGGGGTAGTCAG CGGACACGGATCACGGCCCTCCAGCGAAACCTGAAGAAAGCCCAGAGCAAACCGCATGATAAAGAGCAGCGACCCGGCGGCCCCATCGGTGTCAGCGTGAGGAAACCAGCGGCTGAGAGGACACCTAGCGCCTTGGCACCGGATGGAGGCGCCTGTCCGTCAGCCACATCTGGACCGATATGTTCCCGATCCGCAAGGAGTGTCGCCACTACCACCACCGCCTGGAAACCCCTAAATCCCCGGAGCAGACCCGCCGCGGGAGGAGAGCCTGTGGCCGGTTTGGAGAGTAAAGAGGCGCTGCCCCTAACTTCCAGTGGAGAAGGACCGTGTTCACCTTTCA GTGCCCCTTACTTAGATGAAATAGGGCAGACTCCACCTTCGCCTGCAATTTGCTTTCCATTTAGGATGCCAAATCATTTCCCCAGCAGCTATGTTCCATTTCCAAACTTCTTGTTCAACATGCCATGGCTGCCACCTGTATCTCCTGGGTTTTACAATGACGGCCTCCATGGACCCCGGATATTCCCCCACTTCCAGCAGAGTGCAGTGCATTACCCACCTCCACCAGAGCCTGGACCCCCAGCT GACTGCAGACCAGTCTTCTTCACCCTTcaaccacccccacccccagatGCCTTCCAGGAGGAGCTGATCTCGAGGCAGCACCTACAACCTCCTTTGCCCAAACTTAGTGAGCCAGTCATGGAGGAGCTGGATTAA